GACTGTTCTGGGCCTAGAAGGGGCTTCCGTAGTGCTTTTTGATATGCGTCCCGGCGAATGCTGAATTCCATTGAATTGCGTGCGTCGATGCTAGCGATCTTTTCGCAGTAAGTTGCTGAAAGCCGAGGTTTGGTCAGAAAGCGTCGAGTTCGTATTGTAAGTGTACTTGCCCGACTGAACAGGTTGGGAAGCcccctctccggaatcgaacacaggaccgggacgactgcAGCTGGAACTGATGAGATTTGGCTCGACTGTGCCGAAAGGATAAGGGCTACCCATAGAACCTGTTCGCATGCGTCCCGGATTGCCCTCAGTGCAAGATGTTGATGAAGCTTGTTGACAAGGTGATCGATCGTTCGTTGCTGATTCTAAGGCAAGTTCGGATGTGGCATATTTCTTCATGaatgctgaggattttttacataacatatctcgatatcagagatgccattttttcgttttcaaaaattcctttccttttttcaaaaatttataacctttgaactactgaacggatttagatgatcgatacatctaattgaagccaataacttgcaaaaaaaatggattttattctcgtaattattgattgtagtcatttttaattgttttcgtggctttggactagagggcttaacattaatatgagcattgtgtgttttgctcagctgaggtgaATATGGCACTTCCGAACGATGTTTCATGTCAATCAATatctgcgttgttaatttttctgAATGATTGTCTGTCTTTGGTACTCTTTAGTATCAACATTTGGTAACACTGACAAGGGCCAATGAATGAACGTTTTAACGGAGTGAGGGCGCGGCCTTTCACCAAAAATGCCATACGgagagtcaaatatctttgatgtgatgaacagagtctctcatttttcaaaaacttgtgaaatattgttatatccaaaaagtcagCAACAGAAATAGTATTTtgcagatatgtctgtaaatttacaaacatatctgtaaatctgggatctctggtggtctgagaatttattgcaagaaatcgcttgaaaaaatacatgaatttgcttgaaaatgaagtggatttgATTCCGCACCACTTAGGGGACAACTATGCGGaataaatggatgaatattcctcccaaatacaataaaaaaactcgtagaaaatggctgaatacagctaaaaatagttgcaatgaacaagggtgTTATCATACTAGAGATGAAATTCTTGAAAGTCTTGGAAATCAAGTTGGAATTTCAACCAccgtactgccgttctacgcatagttgtccaatGTTATaataacatcaagctcaattgtcccatgttgatattctattcataaggAAGGAGGCGATGTGGCgtaatggtaacatccatacctctcacgctaaaggtcacgagttcaattctcactcccgacattcttccaaaaatggaagcaaagtgacgaaccagccaaatgtgttgaaagtcactaaaatacagataaaaaaaactattcataactgtctcaccatgtattttttgtaaattcatATCGGataagtcggttcaagtacaagaatttcatgtcacactttcagcaggcctaatgcactctttcctggtttggaagaacgaactaattctcaaacaaataagataaagtttaacagaacacgtgtacacgtggttagcgaatgcctaataacaatgagatttatattctgcgaaggtgttgcagatcactcatttcttcataaaacgatgtttctatgcataatctttcgaaaacacacaaaaaaaaatattgtttgttcccagtatatcagaaaacaacatcaagttcaattgtcccatgttgatattctaggcataacagtcccaccatgaatttttaaacccgtaatcaagctcgattgattcagtgaggggatctcatcacatttcattaaacaatagtatagtgcttataaaaaacccggtgtattgctaaatagaaatgcttaaagcttttggtagacaaatatgcgagaaaactttgattgtgtttttctcggttgctgattttggaacatgggacaactatgcgtagaacggcagcgtacggatatgagtttgagtcaattttcttaCATTCGCACATACGTTTGCACATACACTCGCCGTTCTAGGAGAAACAAAAAccgttattctgaaaacagatagcaaatcttttcactctcatatgacactgtGACATTATCTGAAtaaaatgttccgaaagctaGTTTTAGACTTTCAAATGAAGGGAAAAAAGATTTCTCGcttattttttgaaaaggtcctatgtaacaaaagtaaacaaatcgagttaatggatgcacgctcttagttttcaatcattgaatgcattacaaaaacaatcgttcatgtatctatcttcttcatctttttatcgccgatacaaaaaatatccaatgtgcagattcgtattttaagcactcggctgttacttcggacgccactttcctccgacgctcggaacgtccgaagtaacaaagcagtcaaaacaacacaaagtcgtacttcggtcgttttggttttttgtttcttacaggcattgttagcgatttcagtgcaattcaacgagtgataacaacaataatacGTCTTTAgaccgaaatgctgatattttaattgctgtttagtagttagtttcagattcgcatcgtgcaacgtaatatgtccaatgtgcaaacgcggcagtcaaaacgtccaatctaacatttttcgttcctaggcttcaaatttaagctcaaatcactgaacaacagttacgattggttttacagagttattcttgactgctagtggtgaaagtagatatagagatcgatacctttcaatacaattcgcagattaatgttcgggtcttcaacttcgtttttctcgagttgacgaaaatgttacattggaccttttcaaaagttacgcgagatttgcaTGATGGCGTACGATTTCGAGTTTGAATCACTGTATCTTGATTCCGGATATCGCACAGCTCTTTTTTTCACAGTTTACTAGAAATGTCATCGgcataatattttgttttgattgtaAAGTTATACAACAGTAATAGATACGAGGAGTTGCGTACGAGCAACCAAACCACAGACTGTAAATTAAAATGGTTATAGTGCAGGTTTTGACTAGAGAATTCAGGAACTATTTGCCTTTATTGAAACAAGTGAATCGACAAACGTTCAATAATGCCATCACCACAGTTAATCTAAGGTCATTGTCGGTAAATCGACATTTCTGCAGTAAACCATCCGGTGACTACACAAATGAAAGTAGTTTCAAAGTGTACTATGGCATCTTAACTCCACAAATCCGAGCTGTGAAAGTATTTTCTCTGGCCACTAGCATAGGTGGTATAGTGGCACAACCAATTCTTCTAGAGCAAGCAAGCAAAATCGGCGGAACACCGATGATTGTGGCCGTTTGTGGTTTTGCGGGATTTTTTACTTTCATCACACCGTTTTTGCTTCATCTCATCACAAAACGGTACGTAACAGAGCTACATTACGATGAAACTACGAAGGAATACGCGGCTACAACAATTAGTTTTCTGATGCAACGGCAGCAGGTAATTGGAAAATTGTTCATTAGCAAATCGTGTGATACTATTCTTGTTTCATTTCGCCTTAGACTAAATTCAAATTGGACGATGTTGTCGTGCCCGAAGTACCGGGAATGTTCAGCACATTCACAGTGAAGAATAAGGGTCTGTTCGTCGATCCGAAACTATTTGCGGATCCAACACATTATATCAAGATCATGGGTTATGACAAACCGATCGATTTTAAGTTTGAAGAGGCACGGCGGAATGCACAGGAGAACAGTAGCAAGTGATGTGGTATTTGGAAGTTAATAAACTGTTGTTGAAAATATataacattttttattcaattgtctgCTAGCTTTCAGTAGAATTAGGTACACTGCAACGAAAAGCACCAATTTTCAAATCTAATGCAACATTTGTCTCACGACTCTCGATCTTACAGTCATGTGATTTTTTATAAACAGGAAATTGACCTGATAATGAAGATATGACACGCATTCCACGTTCTCCACATATTCTGGAAGCATCGAATGTATCCACTTCCGTTTGTTCGTTTCCATGTTTAATAACGTGGATTCGTTTATCTGGATCATTATTTTTGCAGCCAATAACTTTCATTGCTGTATTTCTCCGAATCCGGCACGCTGACTCTGGGAGTTGTTTATTTAAACATCATGCATTaggatagttttttttatcccatttatttatttatcaggctcattagcattttatctgtaacagagccgggtttttatcgtgtacatgtacatatgtttatgtttctataaattgtaaattacacagtagaagtagtagccatttaggcgttaggttttctgttccattacattatggtaaattacactctagtagccatttcggcgtaagggtattctatctgttcttccattgttcagcagaccggacagcggagatagttgatattgatcattgttgggttatttatagaacagcagcccgatgtttcttgctgagcagagcagttgtatggatgaatcgatctttgttccaccgtggatcgatctccatagctgatgatggttgcgtggacgtagttattctataacaacacaaagatggtcaattgagggccctgagtttgaactcacgatcgatcgcttagtaagcgaacgcttaaccaagtggctacgaagaccccccattAGGATAGTGTTACGACATGTTTTCTTTCGAAGACCAGCAAAGCGTAGTCAGGCTTCTGTTGTTAAATTGTTGACGATATCAGTGCTATTTAACCTCCTGTACTtgtgtgcaaaatcataactcatatACTCGCTCATgggtcacagaccgaaagttgaacttgtcagtatttattttaagaagagggtataattgaatgaaagatataaagagaaaatatattttcttcatttttattcagttttaatagtcattttattcggcctcctcaaaacagtcatttttgatactccaacacaaattacgaaattcgacttttttcgtgttattaattgaaagtaagcgactgaatataattcatgaaggTATAAACAActagaaaataacataaaaatttattaatcgattgtggtttcattggtttAAGAAGCAGAACATATCATAACTGCGTGCTCaagacaaaaaaatattgttcacATTTTATGCAGTTGTAGTGTGTTTTCGGGCCTTttttcgaagagaagaatgtataagaaagttaccagatgataaaggttctggaatatgaagtttgcacatttctaatattttttgcaGTCTTCAGattgcaactcggtgctgatgtgcaagaagatttttgtacccagttgagctcccactcctagcgcacacatgcgctctggcgaatgagcacgctacgaaacacagatgaaatgtttggttgtcagcgccgtggGCGCAAGCTCCAttttaagctgagttttacgctgaaatttgcgccgtgctgcgcgcttgaatctggattgctctctctgttgagatatttttcttcacactttGCTTGGAACGAACGAAGataaagcgggcgctagaatttgatgtgtatgtgtgtgggtgCGTTTATAGAATGCGActcgcatcacacaagtgagaagaaatgtatagtatctgagttctgcgccgggtacattttgcgctgtcgtgcttatgaaatTTGTGcgcttcgcaccaagagagaatacgagtgttctttgagcgcgcgctgatgaaaattaaactcaagcgcagcgctgcgtttgttttctgaagactgattttttgtctctgtgttcttggtaaactaagaattaatgacttttttttgacgtaggactacgtctaaccggaagatatagggggtgaaatggaaatctaggcactgaacaagtagaaaaaaatgcaagatttggaacgcttataactcgagcatttctcaatagatcgcaaaggtttttgcatcaattgataggaaatatatctacgcatctatcataacgaataacatttaatttttcttgagataaataattaaataattgtaaaatatcaagcattgtcaaaatgcactatgtgcccatttttgattggtccattttgtgctcctcaaatcgtaccgaccaaaacgggcaaccagagcagcagtgaaatagaatgaagcacgattggaaaggaaaaagaaaaaaatgaacgaaacattggtcgcagtctcacacatgcgtaattctcgagccagccagtcagcttaaaaatccccgctccgctgccgtaacggtcattctcattcaaaccgtacaccacatcggttcgcatctcaacacatcaacaaaccaacccaagcaaccatgtctggacatggtaaaggaggaaaagtgaagggaaaggcaaaatcccgctcgaaccgtgttgatatggagttccccgcaagggtagctaggccgatcgcgttagtaccagtccacctagccgccgttatatagtttcggccgccgaagtgatcgagttggctggtaaagctgctcgcgacgataagaaaaaccgcattcagaacagaacacatcaagacaacaacaggcagttgcagcgagtggcgagtggcaaacgcaatcgcaaaacggcagcaggtagcagaagaaaaaagtttgttctttttacaatctgctttggtggcaaatccagaacaaggcggcatcgagggcgttcgaaatggttttttttcaaaaccacgagtactaagttttctaaattggaaccattccataaaacaaggcgcttttcagggccattaaaccttccaaaaaagagtttaggaaataaagttcaatgcgttctaaaacattatccaaaataataataaaacacaaattgatgttttcataatttgtttgccaggatctgatgagtatgtgaatttggcagtagttctgagcttattgatagttggggactttcaagattattcaattttcaccaactcttaaattgtttccaaattgaaagtacagtaatttacaattagttcgacatttagctaattggacggacatgtaatgcgacttatttagttggacatttttgtaaacatagagatccaaattatgaccgcacattgaaagtcgacactgtaccactgtcatcgcaaatgttcaattgcaggttcaaatcgcctccaatgcaacactgagtggcgcttcggtacgttgcattgaatgtaatttactgtaaaatatgtcaaaagctggatgggaagaaattttccaactgtgaaagctgtggcgactggcaaatgcaatcgctaaacagaaaggtttagccgaacaagatggggatatcgagtgacaacaaaacaataaactctttagattgaagataattttgtgatcctgaaaaggaccctttttagcctgcatgtgaatccaacgaacgaacaaatcgtaatgaatgtatttttttgccatcactcccttttaacgctcattcgttcatctcgttggactcgcccctctggctgagtctgccgatttgtctttatcctgtgagtgtgtaccgctagagtataaaacacgcggaccccaaaaaaatatcttattttctttcaaaccgtaaacccgtgtggttgtacggcatcggcatcgtggacgtaacaaaggaggacaagttaagggaaaggcaaagtctcactcgaaccgtgcaggtctccagttccctattggtcgcattcactgattgctctgcaagggtaactaggccgaacggattggtaccGGAGCTCCAGTATacttaacagcgattatagagtttcggccgtcggagtgctcgagttggcttgcaaagctgctcacgacaatcagaaaacccgcatcaagaacagagcagcttcggttcggcgctcatcaaggcaacaattagtttcagtgagtggcaaagtgtttctccggcacgtcgcattaaatgtaatttactgaacaacatgtcacaagctggatgggaagaaattttccaactgtgaaagctgtggcgagtggcaaacgcaatagctaaacaggaaggtttaaccgaacaagatgggaatatcgagtgataacaaaaacacaacaccaaaggttcttttcagaaccatcaacatattcataaagagtaaacagtaaactaatcaatttttcaggtagataggtaggtattcacgtaggagaagaaaataaagcaatatatttaaaatatatatttaacaaaagctgtcccctttgtatagtcctacgtcactccggttatgtccccgacattacccacccgtcttttttgatgGGGCATTAAAAGAtcatataaaaggatttctacccagcaaacattaaatcgcataacaagcatacatataacatcatatgccctaaaatttggttggcatataatgcacctaactggcatatgcatgcaaaagtggaggccatatacatgcatggcaaatgcttaccgattttgtttggatgaatatgcaactttgaccggctataatagcgattatgttggaattgaattgcgatctaatatgaatatattcatgaattgtcaaagcgccAAATACAACTTTTGcaatactcatatacgatttattacagacatagaagaaaacaaatggcgcaaaatattttcgtgaaatgtttattatagcctcacgaatcgccatttttatatgagtatttatgtttgtagaaataataattgtttggttgacttgtgttgggagtggaatatgaatgtttaaaatgactgatgtttggtgaaaactgctgcgatgtggattcgaactccggtcgtctggattatcatccaccagctatctcgtgcggctatctgaaatttaattcaacagcagttaaaactttcgagtgcatcagcatttcattgacatttcaatatgatgtaatatgttctttattaggatctcatatgatttactgtttcatgattttcttcagcatgcaacacgatttactacagtactgaatcgatttcaattatacgcttatgcgacacacaaactgcatcagcgtgatatacgcatatgatgcggattaaatatattttacgacaatgtacatcataaaattgatgtttactataccgaattgcgacttaatttgataatggtatataaaatcgagtttttacattttatgcgatttcaaatatacacgatacatactttgattgatattatatgtgattatgatttgttcggatttcttgtaagacttggcacgtgcaaaattatacgatttaatgtttgctgggtaggaaCTTCCTGCAACTTGTTTTCTTGGTGTATTGTTCAGCCcatacattataaaaaatatccccgaaactgtaaccgTTAAACAGAACCATAAGccatcgattagtttatagtttgcaGATTATAATTCTTCAACAAGTGCAGttcttccacaagtgtgtatatatgtgaccattgtatttagcgaataacgaaagtcaaacatttgtattttgtttatgcaCGTATGAATATAACAACGAATAGTATATGGATCCATTCGATCCAACTACAAAAAgaactaaaatcaaataagtaTAGTCTCTTAAGGCCTTGTTCTCACTGTAGCGGGGCGTCAGCGTGGCTTGGGCCGGGCGTGTGACGCTTATGATTAATCAtgtgtgttcttaccgatgtgttcacaccaggctgacgtttttttttggtctgtattatagtgactttcaacacttttggctggttcgtcactttgatcttccatttcggaagaatgtcgggagtaagaATTTATCTCGTGATCTTTGGCGTGAGAGGtctggatgttaccactacgccagatcgcctccccaccaggctgacgtgtcgtgagcgtggttttgacatgttgctggcgtgcaaacgaaaacacttcacgccggcgatatttgtacttctccgcttctctatagcatatgtttgtttgtagtagtgacataatttaatttttttttcacgtttttctcCCTCCGAGTTTCTAGCCGGATACGTCCAACGATgttggaatattgaaaaataaaccaattttcattct
The Toxorhynchites rutilus septentrionalis strain SRP chromosome 2, ASM2978413v1, whole genome shotgun sequence genome window above contains:
- the LOC129769506 gene encoding transmembrane protein 70 homolog, mitochondrial, translated to MVIVQVLTREFRNYLPLLKQVNRQTFNNAITTVNLRSLSVNRHFCSKPSGDYTNESSFKVYYGILTPQIRAVKVFSLATSIGGIVAQPILLEQASKIGGTPMIVAVCGFAGFFTFITPFLLHLITKRYVTELHYDETTKEYAATTISFLMQRQQTKFKLDDVVVPEVPGMFSTFTVKNKGLFVDPKLFADPTHYIKIMGYDKPIDFKFEEARRNAQENSSK